From Pseudofrankia saprophytica, a single genomic window includes:
- the gatB gene encoding Asp-tRNA(Asn)/Glu-tRNA(Gln) amidotransferase subunit GatB, with amino-acid sequence MSTPAAVIATPSYEDAFARYEPVIGLETHVELGTASKMFCGCATGFGAPPNSQVCPVCLGLPGALPVINEAAVRFAVMIGLALNCQIAGWSRFARKNYFYPDMPKNFQTSQYDEPLCVNGWLAVEVDGELHRVGITRVHMEEDTGKSLHVGGATGRIHGATHSLVDYNRAGIPLVEIVTEPDVRSPEVARAYVEELRELCRALAVSDVRMEQGSLRCDANVSLRLRVGPGEAEKPFGTRSETKNLNSLRSVERAIRSEIVRQAGRLDAGERIIQETRHFDEASGRTSSGRSKEEATDYRYFPEPDLAPVALSREYVEAVRASLPEMPSQRRARLIAEHGFSERDLVDLRNAGALDLVEQTIAAGASAPAARKWWLNELARRAADSGVTPAELAIQPVQVARVIELIAEGSLTDALARKVIDGVLAGEGDPDQVVAARGLAVVTDDSALSAAVDTAIATAPDIADKVRAGKLNAVGPLVGAVMKAMKGQADAATIRSLLLERLGAA; translated from the coding sequence GTGAGTACCCCGGCCGCCGTCATTGCCACCCCGTCCTACGAGGACGCGTTCGCCCGCTACGAGCCGGTGATCGGCCTGGAGACGCACGTCGAGCTCGGCACCGCGTCGAAGATGTTCTGCGGCTGCGCGACCGGCTTCGGCGCGCCGCCGAACAGTCAGGTCTGCCCGGTCTGCCTCGGCCTGCCCGGGGCCCTACCGGTGATCAACGAGGCGGCGGTCCGGTTCGCCGTGATGATCGGGCTGGCGCTGAACTGCCAGATCGCCGGCTGGTCCCGTTTCGCCCGGAAGAACTACTTCTACCCGGACATGCCGAAGAACTTTCAGACCAGCCAGTATGACGAGCCGTTGTGCGTGAACGGGTGGCTGGCGGTCGAGGTCGACGGCGAGTTGCACCGGGTCGGCATCACCCGGGTGCATATGGAGGAGGACACCGGCAAGTCGCTGCACGTCGGCGGCGCGACCGGGCGCATCCACGGGGCGACCCACTCGCTGGTCGACTACAACCGGGCGGGCATCCCGCTCGTCGAGATCGTCACGGAACCGGACGTGCGCTCGCCCGAGGTGGCCCGCGCCTACGTCGAGGAGCTGCGCGAGCTGTGTCGCGCGCTCGCCGTGTCCGACGTCCGGATGGAGCAGGGCTCGCTGCGCTGCGACGCGAACGTGTCGCTGCGCCTTCGGGTCGGCCCGGGCGAGGCGGAGAAGCCGTTCGGGACCCGCAGCGAGACGAAGAACCTCAACTCGCTGCGTTCCGTCGAGCGTGCCATCCGCTCCGAGATCGTCCGGCAGGCCGGACGGCTCGACGCCGGGGAGCGGATCATCCAGGAGACCCGCCACTTCGACGAGGCCTCCGGGCGCACGTCGTCGGGCCGGTCGAAGGAGGAGGCGACCGACTACCGGTACTTCCCCGAGCCCGACCTGGCCCCGGTGGCCCTGTCCCGGGAGTACGTCGAGGCGGTCCGCGCCTCGCTGCCGGAGATGCCTTCGCAGCGGCGCGCGCGGCTCATCGCCGAGCATGGCTTCTCCGAGCGCGACCTGGTGGACCTGCGCAACGCCGGCGCGCTCGACCTCGTCGAGCAGACGATCGCCGCCGGCGCGTCGGCCCCGGCCGCCCGCAAGTGGTGGCTCAACGAGCTGGCCCGGCGCGCGGCCGACTCCGGCGTCACCCCGGCCGAGCTCGCGATCCAGCCGGTGCAGGTGGCTCGCGTCATCGAGCTGATCGCCGAGGGAAGCCTCACCGACGCGCTCGCCCGCAAGGTGATCGACGGGGTGCTCGCCGGCGAGGGCGACCCGGACCAGGTCGTCGCCGCCCGCGGCCTCGCGGTCGTCACGGACGACTCGGCGCTGTCCGCCGCCGTCGACACGGCGATCGCGACCGCTCCCGACATCGCCGACAAGGTCCGCGCCGGCAAGCTCAACGCCGTCGGCCCGCTCGTCGGCGCCGTCATGAAGGCGATGAAGGGCCAGGCCGACGCCGCCACCATCCGTTCCCTCCTCCTGGAACGCCTCGGCGCCGCCTGA
- a CDS encoding flavin-containing monooxygenase translates to MQSPAEPAEMESLDVLIIGAGVSGIGAGRYLRTEHPAKSFAILEARASLGGTWDLFRYPGIRSDSDLHTFGYEFKPWLDKESIADAPRILDYLREAADENGLGPRIRYNHRVVRATWSSPTARWTVEAERRLTQDGPAERVSFRARWIFAATGYYRYDEGYTPVFEGRDRFAGEIVHPQTWPDDLDYAGRRVVVIGSGATAVTLVPALLRSEGAGAGAAAHVTLLQRTPTYILPVPRVDRTAIRLRKVFGERRGHALTRRKNIARQRLIWVFCQRYPAIARRVIRYLNRRALPPGFDLDTHFNPPYNPWDQRVCVAPNRDLYRALAAGKASMVTDQIASFTETGILLRSGEELPADIIVTATGLNIQVLGGAQLEVDGKPISFRETVVYRGLMLSGVPNLALAVGYTNSSWTLKISLLCEYFCRLLSHMDEHGFDTACAVADPEMATRPLLDFGAGYVQRALGSLPRQGPRAPWVMSSNYHDDRKLIRRGPIADEQLRFTRAAEGGATGSSANDTATDLRQEAGT, encoded by the coding sequence ATGCAGAGCCCAGCCGAGCCAGCCGAGATGGAGAGCCTCGACGTCCTGATCATCGGAGCGGGCGTGTCGGGCATCGGCGCCGGTCGCTACCTGCGGACCGAGCACCCCGCCAAGAGCTTCGCGATCCTGGAGGCCCGCGCGTCCCTGGGGGGAACGTGGGACCTCTTCCGCTATCCCGGCATCCGCTCCGACTCGGACCTGCACACCTTCGGCTACGAGTTCAAGCCGTGGCTGGACAAGGAGTCGATCGCCGACGCGCCGCGCATCCTCGACTACCTGCGCGAGGCGGCGGACGAGAACGGTCTCGGGCCGCGCATCCGGTACAACCACCGCGTCGTGCGGGCCACCTGGTCCTCGCCGACGGCTCGCTGGACGGTGGAGGCCGAGCGCCGCCTGACTCAGGACGGGCCGGCCGAGCGCGTGTCGTTCCGTGCCCGCTGGATCTTCGCCGCCACCGGGTACTACCGGTACGACGAGGGCTACACCCCGGTCTTCGAGGGCCGGGACCGATTCGCGGGCGAGATCGTCCACCCGCAGACCTGGCCCGACGACCTCGACTACGCGGGCAGGCGCGTCGTCGTGATCGGGAGCGGGGCCACGGCGGTCACGCTGGTGCCGGCACTGCTCCGGAGCGAGGGCGCGGGCGCTGGCGCGGCCGCGCACGTGACGCTCCTGCAGCGCACGCCCACGTACATCCTGCCCGTGCCCCGCGTGGACCGGACCGCGATCCGTCTTCGCAAGGTCTTCGGAGAAAGGCGCGGCCACGCCCTCACCCGGCGCAAGAACATCGCCCGTCAACGCCTGATCTGGGTTTTCTGCCAGAGATACCCGGCCATCGCGCGGCGCGTGATCCGGTACCTCAACCGCAGGGCGCTGCCACCTGGCTTCGATCTCGACACGCATTTCAACCCGCCGTACAACCCCTGGGACCAGCGCGTGTGCGTGGCGCCCAACCGCGATCTCTACCGCGCGCTCGCGGCCGGGAAGGCCTCGATGGTGACCGACCAGATCGCGTCGTTCACCGAGACGGGCATTCTCCTGCGGTCGGGCGAGGAACTGCCCGCGGACATCATCGTGACCGCGACGGGTCTCAACATCCAGGTCCTTGGCGGCGCCCAGCTGGAGGTCGACGGAAAGCCGATCTCGTTCCGAGAGACGGTCGTATACCGGGGGCTGATGCTCAGCGGCGTCCCGAATCTCGCGCTCGCCGTCGGATACACGAACTCGTCGTGGACCCTGAAGATCAGTCTGCTGTGCGAGTACTTCTGCCGGCTGCTCTCCCACATGGACGAGCACGGCTTCGACACCGCCTGCGCCGTGGCGGACCCCGAGATGGCCACCCGCCCGCTGCTGGACTTCGGTGCTGGCTACGTGCAGCGCGCGCTCGGCAGCCTGCCGCGCCAGGGACCGCGTGCTCCCTGGGTGATGTCCAGCAACTACCACGACGACAGGAAGCTGATCCGTCGCGGACCGATCGCCGACGAGCAGCTCCGGTTCACGCGCGCCGCCGAGGGCGGCGCGACCGGCAGCTCCGCGAACGACACGGCCACCGACCTTCGCCAGGAAGCCGGCACATGA
- a CDS encoding PucR family transcriptional regulator — MVQTARMKPSWPVPSDRVRELMRRGAETVLSPAPEALAQLNAASLGGLGRRTVAADPALAEATARANAANLRQWAASNVQRPTERVPPYLGPEAMELARDLVRRGLDRSALDSYRTSQSAAWRLWMDICFELTSDREELQALLDISALSISTFVDDTVEAVSAQVEAERDELTRGSHAERMATVTLLLEGAPLARRHAETQLGYGLAGPQTAAIVWATAPGDGQALGSGVSADLEAAAEALMRAGGATRRLTVVASVAALWVWLPVDEIPPSAQLESRLRTLSGVRIAIGRGGRDLDGFRRSHLDAATTQRMLARITARQPVTRFQDVQLVALMTVDPALADEFVGDALGPLASADAEIRDTVSTYVREQFNASRAAERLYTHRNTVLRRLARADQLLPRPLAENLLDVAAALEIVRLRATVTK, encoded by the coding sequence ATGGTGCAGACTGCCCGCATGAAGCCGTCGTGGCCGGTGCCCTCCGATCGCGTGCGTGAGCTGATGCGCCGAGGCGCCGAGACGGTGCTGTCGCCGGCGCCGGAAGCGCTCGCCCAGCTCAACGCGGCGTCGCTCGGTGGCCTGGGGAGACGGACGGTCGCCGCCGATCCCGCCCTCGCGGAGGCCACCGCCCGGGCGAACGCGGCCAATCTGCGGCAGTGGGCGGCCTCGAACGTCCAGCGGCCCACCGAGCGGGTGCCGCCCTACCTCGGCCCGGAGGCGATGGAACTGGCCAGGGACCTGGTGCGGCGCGGGCTGGACCGCAGCGCGCTCGACTCGTACCGCACCTCCCAGAGCGCCGCCTGGCGCCTCTGGATGGACATCTGCTTCGAGCTCACCTCGGACCGCGAGGAGCTCCAGGCCCTGCTCGACATCTCGGCCCTCTCCATCTCCACGTTCGTCGACGACACCGTCGAGGCCGTCTCCGCGCAGGTCGAGGCCGAACGTGACGAGCTCACCCGTGGCAGCCACGCGGAGCGGATGGCGACCGTGACCCTCCTTCTCGAAGGCGCTCCGCTCGCCAGGCGACACGCCGAGACCCAGCTTGGCTACGGCCTCGCCGGGCCGCAGACCGCCGCCATCGTCTGGGCCACCGCGCCGGGCGACGGCCAGGCGCTGGGCTCCGGCGTGAGCGCGGACCTCGAGGCCGCGGCCGAGGCCCTCATGCGTGCCGGCGGCGCGACCCGACGGCTGACGGTCGTCGCGAGCGTCGCCGCCCTGTGGGTCTGGCTCCCCGTCGACGAGATACCTCCGAGCGCGCAGCTCGAGTCCCGGCTGCGGACCCTGAGCGGCGTCAGGATCGCGATCGGCCGTGGCGGCCGGGATCTCGACGGATTCCGCCGCAGCCACCTGGACGCGGCGACCACCCAGCGGATGCTGGCCAGGATCACCGCGCGCCAGCCGGTCACCCGGTTCCAGGACGTCCAGCTCGTCGCGCTCATGACCGTCGATCCCGCGCTCGCCGACGAGTTCGTGGGTGATGCCCTCGGCCCGCTCGCGAGTGCCGACGCCGAGATCCGCGACACGGTCTCGACCTATGTGCGTGAGCAGTTCAACGCCTCCCGCGCCGCCGAGCGCCTCTACACCCACCGCAACACGGTTCTGCGCCGCCTCGCCCGGGCCGACCAGCTCCTGCCTCGTCCCCTGGCGGAGAACCTCCTGGACGTCGCGGCCGCGCTGGAGATCGTCAGGCTCCGGGCGACGGTGACGAAATGA
- a CDS encoding penicillin-binding transpeptidase domain-containing protein encodes MPGRRRRGSRRGAALAAALVVLLGAGAGGGYLWKVQRDHAAADRAVRATALAYLAAWRSIDDATPPSVTPAVGGGGVPISPTPPAGPTTSVAPAALVLPAAAAPGTALPSDAATRGRQGTGAGAGGGAGGGAGGGGGGGAGAGAGAGAGAGQAGITAVTVPGDVDVPTLIAAMADMRDRLRLTDAAFALGDAHRDATTATVPYTATLHLAGEPAPWPYSGKLTLTKATDGWKVRALLGSVHPQLAPGLHFDRTGSTARRGELLDRAGQPLATDPELAGNLIGQVSPPSGLQRAYDNRLAASGGQVVLRDARGAVVATPYSWTMAAGEKIRTTVDLGVQRAAEQALATSRWPAGALVAIDVRTGGVLALANHPLNGYGRALRGTYPPGSTFKIVTATAALMSGRDRNTMLDCSATASAGGRSFSNAENEKFGPLTLRDAFARSCNTAFINLAGSLPPDALARAARLYGFDGNPPLPIASVGGLFPTPKDVVETASASIGQGRVAASPLQMASVAAAVASGAWRAPFVVGGPTRTNQLPPKILPDLRAFMRAVVTDGTAAGVPFPGEVFGKTGTAEYIDGNPPPTHAWFVGYRGPVAFAVLIENGGFGAESAAPVAAAFLNALDGNLPAPSTTASSAPAGAPADTPG; translated from the coding sequence ATGCCAGGCCGTCGGCGCCGCGGGTCGCGCCGCGGGGCCGCTCTCGCGGCGGCCCTGGTCGTCCTGCTCGGCGCCGGGGCCGGCGGCGGCTACCTCTGGAAGGTCCAGCGGGACCATGCGGCGGCCGACCGGGCCGTCCGGGCGACCGCCCTGGCCTATCTCGCGGCCTGGCGCTCGATCGACGACGCCACTCCCCCGTCCGTGACGCCGGCCGTGGGAGGCGGCGGCGTGCCGATCTCGCCAACCCCACCCGCCGGGCCGACCACCTCGGTGGCGCCCGCCGCGCTCGTCCTGCCCGCCGCGGCCGCCCCCGGAACGGCCCTGCCCAGCGACGCCGCCACGCGTGGCCGCCAGGGCACCGGTGCCGGTGCTGGTGGGGGTGCCGGCGGGGGTGCTGGTGGGGGTGGCGGCGGGGGTGCCGGCGCTGGTGCAGGCGCGGGTGCGGGTGCGGGCCAGGCCGGGATCACCGCAGTGACCGTCCCGGGCGACGTCGACGTTCCCACGCTCATCGCGGCGATGGCCGACATGCGCGACCGGCTGCGGCTGACCGACGCGGCGTTCGCCCTCGGCGACGCCCACCGCGACGCCACCACCGCGACCGTCCCGTACACGGCGACCCTTCACCTCGCGGGTGAGCCCGCGCCCTGGCCGTACTCCGGCAAGCTGACGCTGACGAAGGCCACCGACGGGTGGAAGGTGCGGGCACTGCTCGGTTCCGTACACCCCCAGCTCGCGCCGGGCCTGCACTTCGACCGCACCGGGTCGACGGCGCGGCGCGGCGAGCTCCTCGACCGCGCCGGCCAGCCGCTGGCGACGGATCCGGAACTCGCGGGCAACCTGATCGGCCAGGTGTCCCCGCCAAGCGGCCTGCAGCGGGCCTACGACAACCGGCTCGCGGCGAGCGGCGGCCAGGTCGTGCTGCGCGACGCGCGGGGCGCCGTCGTGGCGACGCCGTACAGCTGGACGATGGCCGCCGGCGAGAAGATCCGCACCACCGTCGACCTCGGGGTGCAGCGGGCGGCGGAACAGGCGCTGGCGACCTCGCGGTGGCCGGCGGGCGCGCTGGTGGCGATCGACGTCCGCACCGGCGGCGTCCTGGCCCTGGCGAACCATCCCCTCAACGGCTACGGACGGGCGCTGCGCGGCACCTACCCGCCCGGCTCCACCTTCAAGATCGTGACAGCGACCGCGGCACTGATGAGCGGCCGCGATCGGAACACCATGCTGGACTGCTCCGCGACGGCCTCCGCCGGAGGGCGCAGCTTCTCCAACGCCGAGAACGAGAAGTTCGGGCCGCTGACGCTGCGCGACGCGTTCGCGCGCAGCTGCAACACCGCCTTCATCAATCTGGCCGGCTCGCTGCCGCCGGACGCGCTGGCCCGGGCCGCCCGCCTGTACGGCTTCGACGGAAACCCGCCGCTGCCGATCGCGAGCGTCGGCGGTCTCTTCCCGACGCCGAAGGACGTTGTGGAGACGGCGTCCGCGTCGATCGGCCAGGGCCGGGTGGCTGCCTCCCCGCTGCAGATGGCGAGCGTCGCCGCCGCCGTGGCCAGCGGCGCCTGGCGCGCGCCGTTCGTGGTCGGCGGCCCCACCCGGACGAACCAGCTACCGCCGAAGATCCTCCCGGACCTGCGCGCGTTCATGCGGGCGGTGGTCACCGACGGGACCGCGGCGGGCGTGCCGTTCCCCGGTGAGGTCTTCGGCAAGACCGGCACCGCCGAGTACATCGACGGCAACCCGCCGCCGACGCACGCCTGGTTCGTCGGCTACCGCGGCCCGGTCGCCTTCGCGGTCCTCATCGAGAACGGCGGCTTCGGCGCCGAGTCCGCCGCTCCCGTCGCCGCCGCCTTCCTCAACGCCCTCGACGGCAACCTGCCCGCCCCGTCCACCACCGCGAGCTCCGCGCCCGCCGGCGCGCCCGCCGACACCCCCGGCTGA
- a CDS encoding ACT domain-containing protein, which translates to MSYLLRLLLPDRPGALGAVATALGRVGIDIVSLAVVERSTDGAVDDLLVLLPPGGLADGVLTAAQSVPGVRVESLRPYLASGGGVSDDLDLVDALTDRPRDAPAVLAELVAGVFHADWAMLLEQVAPGDVRIRESSVGAPALGVDDYASPPRATRPVPWLPLAEAREIDPDEGGLPARWAERGMELAAAPVGCPELVILVGRPGGPKFRSSEIARLAHLAGITASLTRRPAL; encoded by the coding sequence ATGTCGTACCTCCTCCGCCTGCTTCTGCCCGACCGACCCGGCGCGCTGGGGGCTGTCGCGACAGCGCTGGGACGGGTCGGGATCGACATCGTCAGCCTCGCGGTCGTCGAGCGGTCGACGGACGGCGCTGTGGACGACCTGCTGGTGCTGCTACCGCCGGGTGGCCTCGCGGACGGCGTGCTGACGGCGGCCCAGTCGGTACCGGGCGTCCGGGTGGAGTCGCTGCGCCCCTACCTCGCCAGCGGTGGCGGGGTCAGCGACGACCTGGACCTCGTGGACGCGCTCACCGACCGCCCCCGGGACGCCCCCGCCGTGCTCGCCGAGCTGGTCGCCGGCGTCTTCCATGCCGACTGGGCGATGCTGCTCGAGCAGGTCGCTCCGGGCGACGTGCGGATCAGGGAGTCCTCCGTCGGCGCTCCCGCGCTCGGCGTCGACGACTACGCCAGCCCGCCGCGCGCGACCCGGCCGGTGCCCTGGCTGCCGCTCGCCGAGGCCCGCGAGATCGACCCCGACGAGGGCGGCCTGCCGGCCCGCTGGGCCGAGCGTGGCATGGAGCTGGCCGCCGCCCCGGTCGGCTGCCCCGAGCTGGTCATCCTCGTCGGCCGTCCCGGCGGCCCGAAGTTCCGCTCCTCCGAGATAGCCCGCCTGGCCCACCTCGCCGGCATAACCGCGTCTCTGACCCGCCGCCCCGCCCTGTAG
- the gatC gene encoding Asp-tRNA(Asn)/Glu-tRNA(Gln) amidotransferase subunit GatC, which produces MAITRDEVAHLARLSRMSLSDAELDALAPQLDQILSAVARVAEVAAADIPPTSHAVPLTNVFRADVTRPSLPADEALAAAPASEDGRFRVPRILDPDE; this is translated from the coding sequence ATGGCCATCACCCGGGACGAGGTCGCGCACCTCGCCCGCCTGTCGCGGATGTCGCTGTCCGACGCCGAGCTCGACGCGCTCGCCCCTCAGCTCGACCAGATCCTGTCCGCCGTCGCCCGGGTTGCCGAGGTCGCGGCGGCGGACATCCCACCGACCAGCCACGCGGTGCCGCTGACCAACGTCTTCAGGGCCGACGTGACCCGGCCGTCGCTCCCGGCCGACGAGGCGCTGGCTGCCGCCCCGGCGAGCGAAGACGGCCGTTTCCGGGTGCCCCGCATCCTCGACCCGGACGAGTGA
- a CDS encoding SDR family NAD(P)-dependent oxidoreductase, with translation MTPASTTSTASPLRGKVSVVTGAGSGIGRSLALAIARRGGRLSVCDVNADGLAETVEAVRALGAEIHSLPVDVADRAAVIGYAKEVRAHFGVVHQLYNNAGIASGGGFLETDYELFDRVLAVNLSGVVSCTKEFLPHLIESGDGHLVNVSSLNGFLAQQFLGAYCTSKFAVRGFTESVRAEMLSLGHPVRVTVVHPGGVATNIARSAAAPASFTADELDLFRARQLVYERKLLKMPPDKAAEIIIHGVERGRKRILVGSDARTLDRVVRLLPTAYLNLLVRAERILAR, from the coding sequence ATGACCCCCGCATCCACCACATCCACCGCATCCCCGCTCCGCGGCAAGGTCTCCGTCGTCACCGGCGCCGGCTCTGGAATCGGCCGGTCCCTGGCACTCGCGATCGCGCGGCGGGGTGGTCGGCTCTCGGTCTGCGACGTCAACGCGGACGGGCTCGCGGAAACCGTCGAGGCGGTTCGGGCGCTCGGGGCCGAAATCCACTCGCTCCCCGTCGACGTGGCCGACCGCGCGGCGGTGATCGGGTACGCCAAGGAGGTCCGCGCCCATTTCGGGGTCGTCCACCAGCTGTACAACAACGCCGGAATCGCCAGCGGCGGCGGGTTCCTCGAGACCGACTACGAGCTGTTCGACAGGGTGCTCGCCGTCAACCTCTCCGGGGTCGTCTCCTGCACCAAGGAGTTCCTTCCGCACCTCATCGAGTCAGGCGACGGTCACCTCGTCAACGTCTCCAGTCTGAACGGGTTCCTGGCACAGCAGTTCCTCGGCGCCTACTGCACGTCCAAGTTCGCGGTCCGCGGCTTCACCGAGTCGGTCCGCGCCGAGATGCTGAGCCTCGGCCACCCCGTGCGGGTCACCGTCGTGCACCCCGGCGGTGTCGCCACCAACATCGCGCGTTCGGCGGCCGCGCCGGCGTCGTTCACCGCCGACGAGCTCGACCTCTTCCGCGCCCGGCAGCTCGTCTACGAGCGGAAGCTGCTCAAGATGCCGCCAGACAAGGCGGCGGAAATCATCATCCACGGCGTCGAGCGCGGCAGGAAACGCATCCTGGTCGGTTCCGACGCGCGCACCCTGGACCGCGTCGTCCGGCTCCTGCCGACCGCCTACCTCAACCTGCTCGTCCGCGCCGAGCGCATCCTCGCCCGCTGA
- a CDS encoding metallophosphoesterase family protein — translation MAASTGTLYATSDLHVRYPDNRAVVEAMRPTGDDDWLLVVGDVADFVDEIRWALALLASRFARVVWVPGNHELWTPKRDPVQLRGVARYWHLVDICRELGVLTPEDPYPVWDGPGGPVVIAPMFLLYDYTFRPAGTSTKAEALAYAHSTGVVCSDEFLLHPDPFPTLDDWCRTRVAQTEKRLAELPADGPPTVLVNHFPLVREPTRVLRYPEFAQWCGTELTADWHLRFRAAAVVYGHLHIPRTTVYDGVRFEEVSLGYPREWTRRPAHYQRPPLRRILPAEPAAP, via the coding sequence ATGGCCGCCTCGACCGGGACGCTGTACGCCACCAGCGATCTCCATGTCCGATACCCGGACAACCGGGCCGTCGTCGAGGCGATGCGTCCGACCGGGGACGACGACTGGCTGCTCGTGGTCGGTGACGTCGCGGACTTCGTGGACGAGATCCGCTGGGCGCTCGCGCTGCTCGCGAGCAGGTTCGCCCGGGTGGTCTGGGTGCCCGGCAACCACGAGCTGTGGACGCCCAAGCGCGACCCGGTCCAGCTGCGCGGGGTCGCCCGCTACTGGCACCTCGTCGACATCTGCCGCGAGCTGGGCGTGCTCACCCCCGAGGACCCGTACCCGGTCTGGGACGGTCCCGGCGGGCCGGTGGTCATCGCGCCGATGTTCCTGCTCTACGACTACACGTTCCGCCCCGCGGGCACGTCGACGAAGGCCGAGGCGCTCGCCTACGCCCACTCCACCGGCGTGGTCTGCTCCGACGAGTTCCTGCTGCACCCCGACCCGTTCCCGACCCTGGACGACTGGTGCCGGACCCGGGTCGCGCAGACCGAGAAGCGGCTGGCCGAGCTCCCGGCGGACGGCCCGCCGACCGTGCTGGTCAACCACTTCCCGCTGGTCCGGGAGCCGACCAGGGTGCTGCGCTACCCCGAGTTCGCCCAGTGGTGCGGCACCGAGCTGACCGCCGACTGGCACCTGCGCTTCCGCGCCGCCGCGGTCGTCTACGGCCACCTGCACATCCCCCGCACCACGGTGTACGACGGCGTCCGCTTCGAGGAGGTCTCCCTCGGCTACCCCCGCGAGTGGACCCGCCGCCCCGCCCACTACCAGCGCCCCCCGCTACGCCGGATCCTGCCCGCCGAACCCGCCGCGCCCTGA
- the gatA gene encoding Asp-tRNA(Asn)/Glu-tRNA(Gln) amidotransferase subunit GatA: MTDVPTDVVRLTAAETAAAIAAGELSAVEATQAALDRVAKVDDAVHAFLHVDAEGALTAAAGVDTRRAAGERLGPLAGVPLALKDVLTARGMPTTCGSRILEGWHPPYDATVTARLRAADVVILGKANMDEFAMGSSTENSAYGPSRNPWDLSRIPGGSSGGSSAAVAAFEAPLAIGTDTGGSIRQPAAVCGLVGVKPTYGGVSRYGLVAFSSSLDQAGPLARTVTDAALLHAAIAGHDPMDSTSVDGPVPQIVEAAARREVLGMRIGVVRELSGEGYEPGVQARFDEAVALLAQLGAEIIEVSCPHFDYALAAYYLIAPSECSSNLARFDAMRYGLRVGDDGVAGAEEVMSRTRAAGFGPEVKRRIILGTYALSSGYYDAYYGQAQKVRTLISRDFAAAFEQVDVLVSPTTPTVAFPIGAKVDDPIAMYLNDLCTIPANLAGVPAMSVPAGLSEGLPVGFQIMAPAFADDRLYQVGGALETALDARRGHRFLDAAPAL, encoded by the coding sequence ATGACCGACGTACCTACCGACGTCGTCCGGCTCACCGCCGCCGAGACCGCGGCCGCGATCGCGGCCGGCGAGCTCTCCGCCGTCGAGGCCACCCAGGCGGCGCTCGACCGGGTCGCCAAGGTCGACGACGCCGTCCACGCCTTCCTGCACGTCGACGCCGAGGGCGCGCTCACCGCCGCGGCCGGCGTCGACACCCGCCGCGCCGCCGGCGAGCGGCTCGGCCCGCTCGCGGGCGTCCCGCTCGCGCTCAAGGACGTGCTCACCGCCAGAGGAATGCCGACGACCTGCGGCAGCAGGATCCTCGAGGGCTGGCACCCGCCGTACGACGCGACCGTGACGGCCCGGCTGCGCGCCGCCGACGTCGTGATCCTCGGCAAGGCGAACATGGACGAGTTCGCGATGGGCTCGTCCACCGAGAACTCCGCCTACGGGCCGAGCCGCAACCCCTGGGACCTCAGCCGCATCCCCGGCGGCAGCTCCGGCGGTTCGTCGGCCGCCGTCGCCGCGTTCGAGGCGCCGCTGGCGATCGGCACCGACACCGGTGGCTCCATCCGCCAGCCGGCCGCCGTCTGCGGCCTCGTCGGCGTGAAGCCGACCTACGGCGGGGTGAGCCGCTACGGCCTGGTGGCGTTCTCCAGCTCGCTCGACCAGGCCGGCCCGCTCGCCCGCACCGTCACCGACGCCGCGCTGCTGCACGCCGCGATCGCGGGGCACGACCCGATGGACTCCACCAGCGTCGACGGGCCGGTGCCCCAGATCGTCGAGGCCGCGGCCCGCCGCGAGGTGCTCGGCATGCGGATCGGCGTCGTGCGCGAGCTGTCCGGCGAGGGCTACGAGCCGGGGGTGCAGGCCCGCTTCGACGAGGCGGTCGCGCTGCTCGCCCAGCTCGGCGCCGAGATCATCGAGGTGAGCTGCCCGCACTTCGACTACGCGCTGGCGGCCTACTACCTGATCGCGCCCAGCGAGTGCTCGTCCAACCTGGCCCGGTTCGACGCGATGCGCTACGGCCTGCGGGTCGGCGACGACGGGGTGGCCGGCGCCGAGGAGGTCATGAGCCGCACCCGCGCGGCCGGCTTCGGCCCCGAGGTCAAGCGCCGCATCATCCTCGGTACCTACGCCCTGTCGAGCGGCTACTACGACGCCTACTACGGCCAGGCGCAGAAGGTGCGGACGCTGATCAGCCGCGACTTCGCCGCGGCGTTCGAGCAGGTCGACGTCCTGGTGTCGCCGACCACGCCCACGGTCGCGTTCCCGATCGGGGCCAAGGTCGACGACCCGATCGCGATGTACCTCAACGACCTGTGCACGATCCCGGCGAACCTCGCGGGCGTGCCGGCGATGAGCGTGCCGGCCGGCCTGTCCGAGGGCCTGCCGGTCGGTTTCCAGATCATGGCTCCGGCCTTCGCCGACGACCGCCTGTACCAGGTCGGCGGCGCGCTGGAAACCGCCCTCGACGCCCGCCGTGGCCACCGCTTCCTGGACGCCGCCCCCGCTCTCTAG